Proteins encoded in a region of the Candidatus Nanosynbacter sp. HMT-352 genome:
- a CDS encoding DNA polymerase III subunit delta': MSEVIISARDAQKISHISSQLPHALLVIADYGLDGLGVAQILAKNNDTFHLKPLPEKQTISVDQIRELISKLRTYAINRRVIVIDEADSMTEPSQNAFLKALEEPNKNTNFILVAKNPKLMLDTIRSRCQTLTLHKTTSAQDKKLLEKYNLDPASSQQILFLAAGRPLLIKELAENPEKFAEYRQLATDAKQILATNRKYDTFKNLAKYFSDRQKAILLTDIIVNMIRFQALSRGMNSSLEEQLEKTTSVASVLKSNANVRLALTQLVI, from the coding sequence ATGTCTGAAGTGATTATATCCGCTCGAGACGCTCAAAAAATCAGTCATATTTCATCGCAATTGCCTCACGCGCTTTTGGTAATTGCAGATTACGGGCTTGATGGACTGGGCGTGGCTCAAATATTAGCAAAGAATAACGATACTTTTCACCTGAAACCGCTTCCGGAAAAGCAAACCATATCTGTTGATCAAATTCGCGAACTCATCTCCAAGCTTCGAACTTACGCCATAAATCGTCGAGTTATTGTCATTGACGAAGCCGATTCAATGACCGAGCCGTCGCAAAATGCATTCCTGAAAGCGCTGGAAGAACCGAATAAAAATACCAATTTTATCCTTGTCGCGAAAAACCCGAAGTTGATGCTTGATACTATTAGATCTCGTTGTCAGACGTTGACGCTTCATAAAACGACATCCGCCCAAGATAAAAAACTGCTTGAAAAGTACAATTTAGACCCAGCTTCCAGCCAGCAAATCCTTTTTTTGGCGGCTGGGCGCCCATTGTTGATTAAAGAGTTGGCGGAAAATCCAGAAAAATTCGCCGAATATCGACAATTAGCCACAGACGCAAAGCAAATTTTAGCCACAAATCGGAAATATGACACATTCAAGAATCTTGCCAAATACTTTTCTGACCGCCAAAAAGCGATATTACTAACGGATATTATAGTGAATATGATTCGTTTTCAGGCTTTATCTCGCGGGATGAATTCGTCGCTTGAGGAGCAACTTGAAAAAACCACCTCTGTTGCAAGTGTATTAAAATCCAATGCCAACGTCAGGCTGGCGCTGACGCAACTTGTGATATAA
- a CDS encoding tetratricopeptide repeat protein, producing the protein MFGLLLILILMIWAIFYHPSIKETGDLPTKITEKLDQLWGIAQESIRENKYLRAEKALLTILRVDEKNATAYNRLGILYAKQRAYKDAIECFEIAQSLEPSASSLHNVGLIYYETENYEKASLAFEQALEMEDDLAARYIAYAKVQEKIGNTKKVINALEKAVELEPIPQTLKILAEAYDNAGQAELAEELRKKATKMIAPVASTNSKTEAPRPRQQRKIHQPRKIVM; encoded by the coding sequence ATGTTTGGATTACTCCTCATTCTAATTTTAATGATTTGGGCGATTTTTTATCATCCGTCAATCAAAGAAACTGGCGATTTGCCAACAAAGATTACTGAAAAGCTCGACCAATTATGGGGAATTGCTCAGGAATCAATTCGCGAAAATAAATATCTGCGAGCAGAAAAGGCATTATTGACAATTTTGCGAGTCGACGAGAAAAACGCCACGGCGTACAACCGTTTGGGGATTTTATACGCCAAGCAGCGCGCATATAAAGACGCCATCGAGTGTTTTGAGATTGCCCAGAGTCTGGAGCCAAGCGCTTCTAGTCTTCATAACGTCGGCTTAATTTACTATGAAACAGAGAACTATGAAAAGGCATCGCTAGCGTTTGAACAGGCGTTAGAAATGGAAGATGATCTGGCAGCGCGTTACATCGCTTACGCCAAGGTTCAGGAAAAAATAGGGAATACGAAGAAGGTTATTAACGCTCTGGAAAAGGCTGTTGAGCTGGAGCCGATTCCTCAAACCCTGAAGATCCTAGCGGAAGCTTACGACAATGCCGGACAGGCTGAATTAGCTGAAGAATTACGTAAGAAAGCTACAAAAATGATCGCTCCTGTGGCGTCGACAAATAGTAAAACTGAAGCACCACGCCCACGCCAGCAGCGCAAAATACATCAACCACGAAAAATAGTTATGTAG
- a CDS encoding restriction endonuclease subunit S: MKISEVIKSLSASNAAIKNTASSEPKEGWYPAYSASGQDVWLPDCRFTQKGIVVSAVGARCGKAFKADGKWNICANTHPLSVDETKALRDYCWYMINNEDWWIKGGTAQPFVKVKDSFNRDFNFPPISEQKMIVSRLDTIQALINQKQLQIKRLDELVKARFVEMFGDKDETKISDYIDSLEAGKSLAGTEKCENKVLKTGAVSYDYFDVSQTKYLPKDYRPVDAHKINPGNIVISRMNTIELVGAAAYVWNVPDKIYLPDRLWKAKIKNDANPIFVWQTIIHPKTKELIRRIAGGTSGSMKNISKSKFLEMPVKKATREEQGQFAIFVTQIDKSKFVLSNELTMCDFHIRLIHDRVMHSCINLRVAQ, translated from the coding sequence ATGAAGATAAGTGAAGTTATAAAGTCCCTTTCAGCATCAAATGCTGCAATTAAAAACACCGCCTCTTCAGAACCAAAAGAAGGCTGGTATCCTGCTTATAGCGCATCTGGTCAAGATGTATGGCTACCAGACTGTCGTTTTACCCAGAAAGGGATTGTAGTGAGTGCGGTAGGTGCTAGATGTGGGAAGGCATTTAAAGCCGATGGAAAATGGAATATTTGCGCCAATACTCATCCTCTCTCAGTTGACGAAACGAAAGCTCTTAGAGATTACTGTTGGTACATGATAAATAATGAAGATTGGTGGATAAAAGGTGGCACTGCGCAACCATTCGTCAAGGTTAAAGATTCTTTTAATCGTGACTTCAATTTTCCGCCCATTTCCGAGCAAAAAATGATAGTATCTAGATTAGATACGATACAAGCCCTTATTAATCAAAAACAGTTACAAATTAAACGACTAGACGAGCTAGTCAAAGCCCGATTTGTCGAGATGTTCGGAGACAAGGACGAGACAAAGATATCAGACTATATCGATTCTCTTGAGGCTGGTAAAAGCCTTGCCGGCACAGAAAAATGCGAAAATAAGGTCCTTAAAACCGGCGCCGTTTCTTACGACTATTTCGACGTTTCTCAAACTAAATATTTACCAAAAGATTATAGACCAGTAGACGCGCATAAAATAAATCCCGGCAATATCGTTATTAGCAGGATGAATACTATTGAGCTAGTTGGCGCTGCCGCATATGTTTGGAATGTGCCAGATAAAATCTATTTACCAGATCGATTATGGAAAGCAAAAATCAAGAATGATGCAAACCCTATATTCGTTTGGCAAACCATTATCCATCCGAAGACAAAAGAGCTAATCCGTCGAATAGCTGGCGGCACGAGTGGTAGTATGAAAAATATATCAAAAAGCAAATTTCTAGAAATGCCGGTTAAAAAAGCAACGCGAGAAGAACAGGGCCAATTTGCCATCTTCGTCACGCAGATCGACAAATCAAAATTTGTATTAAGCAATGAACTTACGATGTGCGACTTTCACATTCGTTTGATTCACGATCGCGTAATGCATAGTTGTATCAATTTGCGAGTGGCCCAATAG
- the rpmG gene encoding 50S ribosomal protein L33 has protein sequence MAKKNTKRKLIGLVSNLSNHRTYYTTVNTQNRTTKGQGKLTLRKYDPIAKQHATYTETKKNLGRNEVKARKS, from the coding sequence ATGGCAAAGAAGAATACGAAACGAAAGCTGATTGGTTTGGTGAGTAACTTGAGCAACCACCGAACTTACTATACTACTGTTAACACCCAGAACCGTACCACAAAAGGTCAGGGTAAATTGACACTACGTAAGTACGACCCAATTGCAAAGCAACACGCTACTTACACTGAGACTAAGAAGAACCTTGGTCGTAACGAAGTTAAAGCTCGCAAAAGCTAA
- the xerA gene encoding site-specific tyrosine recombinase/integron integrase yields the protein MEDTIKYILVDMDEYLTANQSQKLQRVLTSRLTSQTKSVSSVSNSNYLAMFLNAKKIEGCSERTLSYYKTTVEKLLDRITDPIRKVTTDDIREYLASYQGLNDCSKTTIDNIRRNISSFFTWLEEEDYIIKSPMRRIHKIKTTKTVKEVISDEEIEKMRDKCKNLRDLAIIDLLYSTGIRIGELVRLNIDDIDFEERECIVFGKGDKERRVYFDAKTKIHLTDYINSRFDTNPALFVTLDAPYDRLQISGVEIRLRHLGRELGINKVHPHKFRRTMATRAIDKGMPIEQVQKLLGHSQIDTTMHYAIVNQTNVKVAHRKFIA from the coding sequence ATGGAGGACACCATTAAATATATTTTGGTGGATATGGACGAATATCTCACCGCAAATCAGTCGCAGAAACTACAGAGAGTGTTAACTTCTCGGCTTACCAGCCAAACCAAGTCAGTTAGTAGTGTTTCGAACAGCAATTATCTGGCGATGTTTTTGAACGCAAAGAAAATTGAAGGATGCTCTGAGCGAACGCTATCCTATTACAAAACTACAGTTGAGAAATTACTTGATAGGATTACGGATCCAATCAGGAAAGTTACAACTGATGACATACGTGAATATTTGGCTAGCTATCAAGGTTTAAATGATTGTAGTAAAACAACTATTGATAATATCCGTCGCAATATCTCAAGCTTCTTTACGTGGCTCGAAGAAGAAGATTATATCATCAAAAGCCCAATGCGACGCATCCACAAAATCAAAACCACGAAAACCGTGAAAGAAGTTATTTCCGATGAGGAAATTGAAAAGATGCGAGATAAATGTAAAAATTTACGCGATTTAGCGATAATTGATTTACTTTATTCGACTGGAATAAGAATTGGCGAACTTGTGCGGCTAAATATCGACGATATAGATTTCGAAGAGCGCGAATGTATCGTTTTCGGTAAGGGCGATAAAGAAAGACGCGTATATTTCGACGCTAAAACTAAAATACATCTAACGGACTACATAAATAGTCGCTTTGACACAAATCCTGCCCTTTTTGTGACGCTTGATGCACCTTACGATAGATTGCAGATATCTGGTGTAGAAATCCGTCTGAGGCATTTAGGGCGCGAATTAGGCATAAATAAGGTTCATCCGCATAAGTTCCGCCGGACTATGGCAACACGTGCAATCGATAAGGGGATGCCGATCGAGCAAGTCCAGAAGCTATTGGGCCACTCGCAAATTGATACAACTATGCATTACGCGATCGTGAATCAAACGAATGTGAAAGTCGCACATCGTAAGTTCATTGCTTAA
- a CDS encoding glycoside hydrolase family 57 protein, with translation MNKNKGIVLYLHVHQPWRIREYSIFDVAWKHNYFSGGQNPDQDNQKIFQKVAEKSYLPMNALLEKLLKKYPDFKISLSFSGTFLEQAERFNPEVLESFKRLVKTGQVEILSSPYHHSLAFFYSRKEFERQVELHRWKIREIFGAETRVLANTELAYSDDLAKWAEQDGFKGVLAEGWDPILNWRSPNYVYRPRGTKKIGLLLKNYRLSDDLAFRFSDRKWNEWPLTADKFNTWVEDSVRYAPLLNLFMDYETFGEHQWAESGIFGFFEKFVDKWLSVDGNTFYTVSEALDANAPAGEISMPSPVTWADAERDLTAWNGNSLQKEALRYVYELEDEVLNSKDEGLISDWRKLQTSDHFYYMGTKNFTDGDVHAYFSPYDSPYDAFLYYMNTIRDMKSRLRK, from the coding sequence AATACGCGAGTATAGTATATTTGACGTGGCTTGGAAGCATAATTATTTCTCTGGCGGTCAAAATCCAGATCAGGACAATCAAAAAATATTCCAAAAAGTTGCAGAAAAGTCGTATTTGCCGATGAATGCTTTGCTTGAAAAATTATTGAAAAAATATCCTGATTTTAAGATCTCACTGAGTTTTAGTGGAACGTTTTTAGAGCAAGCCGAAAGGTTTAATCCTGAAGTTTTGGAGAGCTTCAAGCGCCTGGTAAAGACTGGTCAAGTAGAAATATTATCAAGTCCGTATCATCACAGTCTGGCGTTTTTCTATTCGCGCAAGGAGTTCGAGCGTCAAGTTGAGCTTCACCGCTGGAAGATTCGCGAGATTTTTGGTGCGGAAACGCGAGTTTTGGCAAATACGGAATTGGCGTATAGCGATGACTTGGCAAAATGGGCTGAGCAGGACGGCTTTAAGGGCGTGTTGGCTGAAGGCTGGGATCCGATTCTGAATTGGCGCAGTCCGAATTATGTATATCGCCCGAGAGGCACGAAGAAAATTGGATTGCTACTTAAGAATTATCGATTGAGTGATGATTTGGCGTTTAGGTTCAGTGATCGAAAATGGAATGAATGGCCGCTGACCGCGGATAAGTTTAATACTTGGGTGGAAGATTCTGTCCGTTACGCGCCACTGCTTAACTTGTTCATGGACTATGAAACTTTCGGTGAACATCAATGGGCGGAATCTGGGATTTTCGGATTCTTTGAGAAGTTTGTTGATAAATGGCTGAGTGTTGATGGCAATACTTTCTATACTGTTAGCGAAGCACTGGACGCGAATGCGCCTGCCGGTGAAATAAGTATGCCGTCGCCTGTAACGTGGGCGGACGCCGAGCGGGATTTGACTGCTTGGAACGGAAACAGCCTGCAGAAAGAAGCTTTGCGATATGTCTATGAGCTTGAAGATGAGGTCTTGAACAGTAAAGACGAAGGTTTAATTAGCGATTGGCGAAAATTGCAAACTTCAGACCACTTCTATTACATGGGAACGAAGAATTTTACCGACGGCGATGTTCACGCTTATTTTAGCCCGTATGATTCGCCATACGACGCTTTTCTTTACTATATGAATACCATTCGTGATATGAAATCTCGATTGAGGAAATAG
- a CDS encoding restriction endonuclease subunit S: MKVKLGDLIEEYSERNIDNKYKPVAVGKYGIRARESIYSKELAKDYSKNKLIYKGTLTIGMGSNQIDIGILRDDEIYSVSPAYHTYNIKISNYDYLDYLLTANNNRMFSIYANRGSRQGKTLDLKRWLTDELRLHDEKDQKIIVQTLNAVKQLISQKEAELVKLDNLIKARFVEMFNSETKRELLQNLSIGKSGYGAASASVPYNPNRPRYIRITDINDDGTLNNDYVCSINKSDDGVFRLQKGDFLFARMGATVGKTYYYRGGNQIFAGYLIRFKLDLEKILPEYLYAYTQTEEYLDWVKLNQSGAAQPGINAQKYSSLQIPIADIAEQTEFVYFVKQIDKSKFAVQKSLEKTQLLFDSLMQEYFG, encoded by the coding sequence ATGAAGGTAAAATTAGGCGATTTGATCGAAGAATACTCAGAAAGAAATATAGACAATAAATACAAGCCGGTTGCCGTAGGTAAATATGGAATTAGGGCGCGTGAAAGTATTTACTCGAAGGAGCTAGCAAAAGATTATTCCAAAAATAAACTAATATATAAAGGAACCTTAACAATTGGCATGGGTTCTAATCAGATCGATATTGGAATATTACGCGATGACGAAATATACTCCGTTTCTCCTGCATATCATACGTATAATATTAAAATTTCAAACTATGACTATTTAGATTACTTATTGACGGCGAACAATAACAGAATGTTTTCTATCTACGCTAACAGGGGAAGTCGTCAAGGTAAAACACTTGACTTAAAAAGATGGCTTACTGATGAGTTGCGTCTCCATGACGAAAAAGACCAAAAAATAATTGTCCAAACTTTAAACGCCGTTAAGCAATTAATTAGTCAAAAAGAAGCCGAGTTAGTAAAACTAGACAATCTTATCAAAGCCCGATTTGTCGAGATGTTTAATAGTGAGACAAAGCGTGAGTTGCTCCAGAATCTTTCAATCGGAAAAAGCGGATACGGTGCAGCTTCAGCTTCGGTGCCATACAATCCTAACCGTCCAAGGTATATTAGGATTACGGATATTAATGACGACGGAACCTTAAATAACGATTATGTCTGCTCAATAAATAAGAGTGACGATGGAGTCTTTAGACTTCAGAAAGGTGACTTTTTATTTGCTCGCATGGGAGCAACCGTAGGCAAAACTTACTATTATCGAGGAGGAAACCAAATATTTGCCGGCTACTTAATCCGCTTTAAACTAGATCTAGAGAAAATCTTACCAGAATATTTATATGCCTATACGCAGACGGAAGAATATTTAGACTGGGTAAAGCTTAACCAAAGCGGCGCTGCACAGCCTGGAATAAATGCGCAAAAATATAGTTCTCTCCAAATCCCAATAGCAGACATAGCCGAACAAACCGAATTTGTATACTTTGTTAAACAAATCGACAAATCAAAATTTGCCGTACAAAAGTCACTCGAAAAAACGCAACTTCTATTTGATAGTTTAATGCAGGAGTATTTTGGCTAA
- a CDS encoding HsdM family class I SAM-dependent methyltransferase — translation MDYTQFKQIIDNSRDILMGKLPSPIAQVDAISYALIYKFMSDIDDDSAALGGKRTYFSGEYEKYSWHNLMSPTIIGADRVILYRNALENMSRNPNIPPLFREIFNGATLGFTDSNTLNLFLREIDKIKQSSGDSIGDVYEYLLSTMGSQDKLGQFRTPRHIIDMMVELIDPDKSDKILDPACGTAGFLISAYSWIKKKHIEKERLNSEDIEKIHRNFYGFDIEPNMTRIARVNLFLHGFKSPHIIEHDTLSSEDYWDDRYDVIIANPPFMTPKGGIAPHKKFGITSKRAELLFVDYIASHLKPNGRAAVIVPDGVLSNSSSAHKALRKEIVENKKLQAVISMPSGVFKPYAGVSTAILVFANSNNERTDKVWFYDMKIDGYSLDDKRSKLKTSDVPDILARFKNLDGEKDRKRNEQSFFVDKDEIIKNGYDLTINKYKEVEYKKVEYPPTSEIIAEIKKLDREASESLAELEKLLNETNPDL, via the coding sequence ATGGATTATACCCAATTTAAACAAATAATAGATAATTCCCGCGATATTCTCATGGGTAAATTACCAAGTCCAATTGCTCAGGTGGATGCAATTTCGTACGCACTTATTTATAAGTTTATGTCGGATATAGATGACGATTCTGCTGCGCTTGGTGGTAAGCGTACTTACTTTTCTGGTGAATACGAAAAATATAGTTGGCACAATTTGATGAGCCCAACGATTATCGGCGCAGATCGTGTAATTCTTTATCGCAATGCGCTTGAAAATATGAGCCGAAATCCAAACATCCCTCCATTATTCCGTGAGATTTTTAATGGTGCGACACTTGGATTTACTGATTCAAATACGCTTAACTTATTTCTTCGCGAAATTGATAAGATTAAGCAGAGTTCTGGTGACTCTATCGGCGACGTTTATGAATACCTTCTCTCCACTATGGGATCTCAAGATAAGCTTGGTCAGTTCCGAACACCTCGCCATATCATTGACATGATGGTTGAGCTTATTGATCCAGACAAATCTGATAAAATTCTAGACCCTGCTTGTGGCACCGCAGGCTTCCTCATCTCTGCATATAGCTGGATTAAGAAGAAACACATTGAAAAAGAACGTTTGAATAGTGAGGATATCGAGAAAATTCATCGTAACTTCTATGGTTTTGATATCGAGCCAAATATGACACGTATCGCTCGTGTAAACTTGTTCCTACATGGGTTTAAATCCCCTCATATTATTGAGCATGATACTCTCAGCTCGGAAGATTATTGGGATGACCGTTATGATGTGATTATTGCGAATCCGCCATTCATGACACCGAAAGGTGGTATCGCCCCGCACAAGAAGTTCGGCATCACCTCTAAACGCGCTGAACTTCTGTTCGTTGATTATATTGCTTCCCATCTAAAGCCGAATGGTCGAGCGGCTGTAATTGTTCCTGATGGTGTTCTGTCCAACAGTAGCTCTGCACACAAAGCACTCAGGAAAGAAATTGTTGAAAATAAGAAGCTTCAAGCTGTGATTTCTATGCCTTCGGGCGTGTTTAAGCCATATGCTGGTGTTTCTACAGCGATTTTAGTTTTTGCTAACTCGAATAATGAGAGAACCGACAAAGTTTGGTTTTATGACATGAAAATAGACGGATACAGTCTTGATGACAAGCGCTCAAAACTCAAGACCAGTGATGTCCCAGATATTCTTGCAAGGTTTAAAAACCTTGATGGTGAGAAAGATCGTAAACGTAACGAGCAATCCTTTTTCGTAGATAAAGATGAAATTATAAAGAATGGCTATGACCTAACGATTAATAAATACAAAGAAGTCGAATACAAGAAAGTTGAATATCCACCAACTTCTGAAATTATTGCGGAGATTAAGAAATTAGATCGTGAGGCTTCCGAAAGTCTCGCTGAACTTGAAAAATTATTAAACGAAACAAATCCGGATTTGTAG
- a CDS encoding DEAD/DEAH box helicase family protein — protein sequence MRRKIVKVWYSYIKDIYNSIAEENNVAQKEAKARLKINMLLSDAGWRLLDNEDGPANVDVENKVDIKNLGDDFENTKRGFIDYLLLDSNQKPIAVLEAKRESIPPLSAKEQARDYANSLHVRYVILSNGNTHYLWDMQFGNPEPISSFPTLSSLEDEKKWVPDVDALVNENISRIYIAESQMPEIKTHPDYINEDTRSEFIEKNKLKILRKYQVNAIKAVQKSAQNGNKRFLLEMATGTGKTLTCAAIIKLFLKTGNAQRILFLVDRIELENQAKKSFRQSIGKDYVVKVWKEDRDNWKTADIVISTVQSLLASNRYRDFSPNDFNLIISDEAHRSIGGNARAVFEYFTGYKIGLTATPKDFLKNTKQDENSEKEFERRELLDTYRTFGCESGQPTFRYDLKDGVNDPDGPFLVNPVILDARTNITSRLLADEGYAVHKVIDGEDVDENFGIRDFEKTFFNEETNRVFCETFMKYAAVDPLSKEIGKTIIFTVSQKHAEKIVQMLNQIAMEKFPGKYNSDFAIQITSNVRDAQQFSISFSENNLRGHTRWLSDYESSRTRVAVTVGMMTTGYDCSDLLNLVFMRPVFSPSDFIQMKGRGTRLHTFKYVDYENGEKVKTIKKENFRIIDFFAVCEYFEEKYDYNAQLVVPMSRQTQNTLVTPLLIDVDPPVIVVNRTVDLNEDDSLSGIDETIVGKEGMRVDREMFRSFQDEVKSNEEFVKLYNNGNIDGALSYLKSEILGEDKPKFYMTPEKIRKIFNLDRRLDLREILDLIMNNKDPLTKAQYIQQKFNEFISDRGLGETLVGESYNDAFELFDAYITDRRVSEAIDNKDYSLLAGFGSITIEQLKRLGIERVNQIISYIRDYINVEKLRVKD from the coding sequence GTGCGGCGAAAAATCGTGAAAGTATGGTATAGTTACATTAAGGATATTTATAATTCAATTGCGGAGGAAAACAACGTGGCACAAAAGGAAGCTAAAGCGCGCCTAAAGATAAATATGCTACTTTCTGATGCCGGGTGGAGATTGTTGGATAACGAAGATGGTCCCGCTAATGTCGATGTAGAAAACAAAGTAGACATCAAAAACCTGGGCGACGATTTTGAAAATACGAAACGAGGGTTTATCGACTACCTTCTTCTAGACTCTAACCAGAAGCCCATTGCCGTCCTTGAAGCTAAGCGTGAAAGCATTCCTCCGCTTTCCGCTAAAGAACAAGCTCGCGATTATGCCAATTCTCTACACGTAAGGTATGTAATTCTTAGTAACGGTAATACGCATTATCTGTGGGATATGCAATTTGGTAACCCTGAGCCAATTAGTAGCTTTCCGACTCTAAGCTCATTAGAAGATGAAAAGAAATGGGTTCCCGATGTCGATGCGCTTGTAAACGAGAATATTTCTCGAATCTATATCGCCGAATCGCAAATGCCTGAAATTAAAACACATCCCGATTATATAAACGAAGATACTCGTAGTGAATTTATAGAGAAAAATAAACTGAAAATTCTTCGCAAGTATCAGGTAAATGCGATTAAGGCTGTTCAAAAATCGGCGCAAAACGGCAATAAGCGCTTCTTGCTCGAGATGGCGACTGGCACCGGTAAAACTTTAACTTGCGCTGCTATTATCAAACTATTTTTAAAGACAGGAAACGCTCAAAGAATCCTCTTTTTGGTTGATCGCATTGAATTAGAAAATCAGGCCAAGAAGTCTTTTAGGCAATCTATTGGTAAAGATTACGTGGTTAAGGTATGGAAAGAAGATAGAGATAACTGGAAAACTGCCGATATCGTCATTAGTACAGTCCAATCTCTTTTGGCGAGTAATCGCTATCGTGATTTTAGCCCGAATGACTTTAATTTAATTATCTCGGATGAGGCGCATCGTTCTATTGGCGGCAACGCGAGAGCTGTTTTCGAATATTTCACTGGGTACAAGATTGGACTTACCGCCACACCAAAGGATTTTTTAAAGAATACCAAGCAAGATGAAAATTCAGAAAAAGAATTCGAACGCAGAGAGTTATTAGATACCTATAGGACTTTTGGATGCGAATCTGGTCAACCGACTTTTAGATATGACCTAAAAGATGGCGTAAACGATCCTGATGGTCCGTTTTTAGTGAATCCTGTCATTCTGGATGCTAGAACGAATATTACCTCACGACTGCTCGCAGATGAAGGTTATGCAGTCCATAAAGTTATTGACGGCGAAGATGTTGACGAGAATTTTGGTATCAGAGATTTCGAGAAAACATTTTTCAATGAAGAGACCAATCGTGTGTTCTGTGAGACTTTTATGAAATACGCGGCGGTCGATCCGTTATCTAAAGAAATTGGTAAAACCATAATCTTTACAGTTAGCCAAAAACACGCAGAAAAAATAGTCCAAATGCTTAACCAAATTGCTATGGAAAAGTTCCCCGGCAAATATAATTCTGATTTCGCTATTCAGATTACGAGTAATGTTCGTGACGCTCAACAGTTCTCGATTAGTTTTTCTGAAAATAATCTGCGCGGACATACAAGGTGGCTTTCGGATTACGAAAGTAGCCGCACTAGAGTTGCCGTCACGGTCGGCATGATGACGACCGGTTACGATTGCTCCGATTTATTAAATCTCGTGTTCATGCGTCCAGTGTTTAGCCCTTCTGACTTTATTCAGATGAAAGGTCGAGGCACGCGACTCCATACGTTCAAATATGTAGATTATGAAAATGGCGAGAAAGTTAAAACTATTAAGAAAGAAAACTTCCGCATTATAGACTTTTTCGCAGTTTGCGAATACTTCGAAGAGAAATACGATTATAATGCGCAGTTGGTAGTGCCAATGAGTAGGCAAACGCAAAACACTTTAGTGACGCCGCTGCTTATCGATGTCGATCCTCCCGTGATCGTGGTAAACCGTACGGTAGACCTAAATGAGGATGATTCACTGAGTGGAATAGATGAGACGATTGTTGGTAAAGAAGGCATGCGCGTTGACCGCGAGATGTTCCGCAGCTTCCAAGATGAGGTGAAGTCTAATGAAGAATTCGTCAAGTTGTATAATAATGGCAATATTGATGGGGCGCTAAGCTATCTTAAATCCGAAATACTCGGCGAAGATAAGCCTAAGTTCTATATGACTCCTGAGAAAATTCGCAAAATCTTCAATCTAGACCGCAGGCTAGACCTTCGTGAGATTCTGGATCTAATCATGAACAATAAAGATCCATTGACTAAAGCTCAATATATTCAGCAAAAGTTCAATGAATTTATTTCAGATAGAGGACTGGGTGAAACGCTGGTTGGAGAGTCGTATAACGATGCTTTTGAACTATTTGATGCATATATAACCGATCGACGCGTGTCTGAGGCTATAGATAATAAAGATTATAGTCTACTGGCGGGATTTGGCTCTATTACAATCGAACAGCTCAAACGCCTAGGTATCGAAAGAGTAAATCAGATCATTAGCTATATTAGAGATTATATTAATGTAGAAAAACTAAGAGTAAAGGATTAA